A region of Ictalurus furcatus strain D&B chromosome 1, Billie_1.0, whole genome shotgun sequence DNA encodes the following proteins:
- the LOC128612420 gene encoding transcription factor HIVEP3 isoform X2 codes for MEAEHTWPSDGEQSGGQQQALSESPGGRFPQIQEQATSLPIHGSHGRHKKRQPKRRDLLQRQQQQQSQMGEAWQLQDVPGPSGGSYSSSSLESTTPVPHLQSIPSCPSQELQEGTTSRRERKPQRPGKYVCSYCGRPCAKPSVLQKHIRSHTGERPYPCVPCSFSFKTKSNLYKHRKSHAHRIKAGLASRREEYSFSRVESGTVGDEQGEATEADSTESEDETGQHQPSTSQDRPALKKSSKFEISFSEEGPRTEDSQAIKQRLAMRLSERKRAPMESPDESPSSSLGPGSKGSTESGYFSSYGSAELSQVSPPNANVKSYAEIILGKYGRLGQQQRIPHQHPQSSSSSSSLGHEEKSIPFTVPKTQVIEHITKLITINEAVVDTSEIDSVKPRRSSLSRRSSIESAKFSSPKDPKEDFPGTTGQIIVSGYATDAQHSQLIEGTLSSHCPSGVLLRSQSVPSSSGKDDPASSSSHRFRLSQSFDEQQAASVELRVGHHHRMLRRQPAIEMPVGADLTAEAVSSVSIESGWKQQKGIGLSECEICGTHLKQDNYEAHRVSCMNKSTQDHQSEKKVSAEQEDHRQIMHYKFKAMAMAIRKRRKEESLEEDPPSPGPAAVSFSNPLTTSAIENKDDFQGFSDTVPQIEPEKTGPYKEISVIQHTSSFEKQESMSIEIQESELEHKQSQEPKQTSTSRLVRQPKIQVPEILVTKEPDPEMISLPASTYIPRELEKEEFQWPQRSQSLAQLPAEKLPPKKKRLRLAEAPQSSGESSFESVSLPRSPSQESNVSHTSSRSTSFDETGKIDPEMQAGTWSSQGSHMLTVPGGHQHYLREMHRSASEQAPASPPHPAQIVETRSKSFDCGSLSPRPTSSSWKERRKCLLVKHATLEKPDQEESSSSIHQSYPGHTALTVGEHRASSTSRFSPETLGKTLQLFQTPLPLPTTVYPLTNPTGLLPVTTISEVLSSHMLQQALIQTVPSSFDPRQLHLAEHLGLPVQPFPTLLSLQYPTSSLIIQDPLASPVGESSSSFPFTHRRGSPHHHLVTQHQPRPIIATCLEQLRPVVSLVVPVRLQTNIPTYASAMYTTISQILATTRSQQPICCTAMVIMEKLEGTKLQRSYLSLPTPDFKTCIPLSLPLEFRAETASDDSCGPLCAGGNKRMLSPAGSLELSLEAQRQQKRIKEEEAEESGEESKHCEKFLEENQGTNKGGLRNTKGVEVVVEKEQEQEGKKKEFVLNKPEISQVQTGLKKEERQEEVHRCISVVETPGRSTDTTDPIYSSLHTSTSVSWCYLNYTKPNPSAHTNPQTSVYSSWSVSMYNPNLPGLSTKIVLSLLRSKQMYSSEVYTMAATTLPLTTDKLVDNQTPRVSEVHAETLSTPVKEKEEPLTKRVEKDLRSTEETSTTSKHSEPLRVCIFEGGYKSNEEYVYVRGRGRGKYVCGECGIRCKKPSMLKKHIRTHTDIRPYVCKHCNFAFKTKGNLTKHMKSKAHGKKCLEKGVSESSVDELETEEPGTSEGQVYESEDQEEHQFSDIEDSEDEDGEDNEEEEEELSSHEDTPSSCSTDTHQSDSGPGSQTGPTSLTVSEREEREKQISPVQPWRRGQAVSPDSKRALFSSKAREHTPQAFSPASEGSPLQSVSPRLDLSSPCRHLSPSPERGPSPLTASPLRSFSPLRPLSPGRYRSSRARLSPTPFRTQHRAHSSPGHFHWEPSTKSRESQQERPSTPSTAQASQRLSSPHASLLPSALHFPHNDPPTHVPIPSRTIDHMFSHLPLHSRQQARIPYHMIPIGGIQMVQLRPRSCPKLERASSSTQSPSSPKEEFTFSLSKSSWSTSWNLRSETNQSVSGTQSLEWEIRPLGLHSPAPSYTTAKSYPLYDSDISRRGPRYH; via the exons ATGGAGGCAGAGCATACCTGGCCGTCTGATGGGGAGCAATCTGGTGGACAACAACAAGCTCTGTCTGAATCACCTGGGGGTAGGTTTCCTCAGATACAGGAACAGGCTACCTCACTACCAATCCATGGATCACATGGCCGGCATAAAAAAAGGCAGCCAAAACGCCGTGATTTGCTCCAGaggcagcagcaacagcagtcTCAGATGGGGGAAGCTTGGCAATTACAAGATGTCCCAGGCCCCTCTGGTGGCAGCTACTCTTCGTCATCTCTTGAATCCACTACCCCAGTCCCTCATCTTCAGAGTATTCCATCTTGCCCCAGTCAGGAATTACAAGAAGGCACCACATCTAGAAGGGAACGTAAGCCCCAAAGGCCAGGGAAGTATGTGTGCTCATACTGTGGAAGACCATGTGCAAAACCCAGCGTCCTCCAAAAACATATCCGTTCCCACACAGGAGAAAGACCCTATCCTTGTGTCCCTTGTAGTTTCTCATTTAAGACTAAAAGTAACCTGTACAAACATCGTAAATCCCATGCCCATCGAATTAAAGCTGGCTTGGCATCTAGACGTGAAGAATACAGTTTCAGTAGAGTTGAAAGTGGTACAGTAGGAGATGAGCAGGGAGAAGCAACAGAAGCAGATAGCACAGAGTCTGAAGATGAGACTGGTCAGCATCAGCCATCTACTTCTCAAGACAGGCCAGCTCTAAAAAAAAGCTCCAAGTTTGAAATCTCGTTTTCAGAAGAAGGGCCAAGAACAGAGGACTCCCAGGCAATCAAACAGAGGTTAGCTATGCGACTCAGTGAAAGGAAAAGAGCTCCTATGGAATCACCAGATGAGAGCCCATCGTCTTCATTGGGTCCTGGAAGTAAGGGCAGTACTGAATCTGGCTACTTTTCTAGCTATGGCAGTGCTGAATTATCCCAGGTGAGCCCTCCCAATGCCAATGTTAAATCCTATGCTGAAATTATTTTAGGAAAGTATGGACGATTAGGCCAACAACAAAGAATTCCACACCAACATCctcagtcatcatcatcatcatcatcattagggCATGAGGAAAAATCCATCCCTTTCACTGTGCCTAAGACACAAGTCATTGAACACATTACAAAATTAATTACTATAAATGAAGCTGTAGTTGACACAAGTGAAATTGACAGTGTCAAACCTAGACGTTCTTCCCTCTCTAGGAGAAGTAGTATTGAGTCTGCTAAGTTTTCTTCGCCAAAAGATCCAAAGGAAGATTTCCCTGGCACTACCGGACAAATTATTGTAAGTGGTTATGCCACTGATGCACAGCATTCACAATTAATTGAAGGCACACTTTCTAGTCATTGTCCCAGTGGTGTTCTTCTGAGAAGCCAGTCAGTTCCATCCTCTAGTGGCAAAGATGATCCAGCTAGCTCATCTTCGCACAGATTTCGTCTCAGCCAATCTTTTGATGAACAGCAGGCTGCATCAGTGGAGCTGAGGGTTGGGCACCATCATCGAATGTTAAGACGCCAGCCTGCCATTGAAATGCCAGTTGGAGCTGACCTTACAGCAGAAGCTGTTTCCTCTGTTTCCATAGAATCAGGATGGAAGCAGCAAAAGGGAATAGGACTTTCTGAGTGTGAGATATGTGGAACTCACTTGAAACAGGACAATTATGAAGCACACAGAGTTTCTTGTATGAATAAGTCTACACAGGATCATCAGAGTGAGAAAAAAGTGTCTGCTGAACAAGAAGATCATCGACAAATAATGCACTATAAGTTTAAAGCAATGGCTATGGCTATACGAAagaggaggaaagaagaaagtCTAGAGGAGGACCCTCCTAGTCCAGGTCCAGCAGCTGTATCCTTTAGCAACCCTCTTACCACATCAGCAATAGAGAATAAAGATGATTTTCAGGGCTTCTCAGATACTGTACCACAAATTGAACCAGAAAAAACTGGCCCTTACAAAGAAATATCAGTAATTCAGCACACCAGCTCCTTTGAAAAACAGGAAAGCATGTCCATAGAAATTCAGGAGTCAGAACTTGAACATAAACAATCACAGGAGCCCAAGCAAACCTCCACATCCAGGTTAGTTCGACAGCCCAAGATTCAAGTGCCAGAGATCTTGGTGACAAAAGAACCAGATCCTGAGATGATTTCACTGCCAGCAAGTACATATATCCCAAGAGAATTAGAGAAGGAAGAGTTCCAGTGGCCTCAGCGTAGTCAAAGTCTAGCTCAGCTCCCTGCAGAAAAGCTGCCACCAAAAAAGAAACGTCTCCGTTTGGCAGAGGCACCCCAGTCATCAGGAGAATCTAGCTTTGAATCAGTATCCCTACCACGCAGTCCTAGCCAAGAGAGTAATGTTTCTCACACCTCTAGTCGATCTACATCTTTTGATGAAACAGGAAAGATTGACCCTGAAATGCAGGCTGGTACATGGAGCTCCCAAGGGTCCCACATGCTGACTGTACCAGGTGGCCACCAACATTATCTCAGGGAAATGCATCGTTCTGCCTCTGAGCAGGCTCCTGCAAGTCCACCACACCCTGCCCAGATAGTAGAGACAAGAAGCAAGTCATTTGACTGTGGATCCCTGTCTCCTAGACCTACTTCATCTTCTTGGAAAGAGAGGCGAAAATGTCTCTTGGTGAAACATGCAACCCTTGAGAAGCCTGATCAGGAAGAATCATCATCTAGCATCCATCAGTCCTATCCTGGCCATACTGCCCTCACAGTTGGTGAGCACAGAGCAAGCAGTACTTCTAGATTTAGCCCAGAGACTTTGGGCAAAACGCTGCAGCTTTTTCAAACTCCCCTCCCTCTTCCAACTACAGTTTACCCTCTGACTAATCCAACTGGACTTCTACCAGTCACAACAATATCTGAGGTCCTTTCTAGTCATATGCTTCAGCAGGCTCTCATACAAACAGTGCCATCTTCATTTGATCCAAGACAGCTACATTTAGCTGAGCACCTaggccttcctgttcagccttTTCCTACTTTGCTCTCATTGCAGTATCCGACGAGCAGTCTAATCATTCAGGATCCCTTGGCTTCACCCGTTGGTGAATCTAGTTCTTCTTTTCCCTTTACACATAGAAGAGGTTCTCCACATCATCATCTTGTCACTCAGCACCAACCTCGCCCTATCATTGCTACTTGCCTTGAGCAGCTCAGACCAGTGGTGTCACTGGTGGTGCCTGTGCGCTTACAGACTAATATTCCTACTTACGCTAGTGCCATGTACACGACCATTTCACAAATTTTAGCCACAACACGGTCTCAGCAGCCAATTTGCTGTACAGCCATGGTCATCATGGAGAAGCTTGAGGGCACTAAGCTTCAGAGATCTTACCTTAGTCTCCCTACTCCTGATTTTAAGACCTGCATTCCTTTATCCCTTCCTTTAGAATTTCGGGCAGAAACTGCATCTGATGATAGTTGTGGGCCACTTTGTGCTGGAGGAAACAAGCGAATGCTTTCCCCTGCAGGTAGTCTAGAACTCAGTTTAGAGGCACAACGGCAACAGAAACGAATCaaggaagaagaagcagaagaaagtGGAGAAGAAAGTAAACATTGTGAGAAATTTCTGGAGGAAAACCAAGGAACAAATAAGGGTGGGCTAAGGAACACAAAAGGAGTAGAGGTAGTTGTGGAGAAGGAACAAGagcaggaaggaaagaaaaaggaattTGTGTTGAATAAACCAGAGATTTCCCAGGTGCAAACTGGACTTAAAAAAGAGGAAAGGCAGGAAGAGGTCCACAGATGCATATCAGTGGTTGAGACTCCAGGGAGATCCACAGATACCACTGACCCCATATACTCCAGTCTGCACACAAGTACATCAGTGAGCTGGTGCTACCTGAATTATACTAAGCCTAACCCATCTGcccacacaaatccacaaacaTCAGTTTATTCCTCTTGGAGTGTGAGCATGTATAACCCCAATCTACCTGGTCTGTCCACCAAAATAGTATTGTCACTACTGCGTTCTAAACAAATGTACAGCTCTGAGGTATACACCATGGCGGCTACAACACTGCCTCTGACAACTGACAAGCTGGTTGACAACCAAACACCCAGGGTATCAGAG GTACATGCCGAAACACTGAGCACTCCTgtcaaagaaaaagaagagccTCTAACTAAGAGGGTTGAAAAAGACTTGAGAAGTACAGAGGAGACTTCTACCACCTCAAAACACAGTGAGCCACTACGTGTTTGCATCTTTGAGGGAGG gTATAAATCTAATGAAGAGTATGTATatgtgagagggagagggagggggaagtACGTGTGTGGTGAGTGTGGAATCCGCTGTAAAAAGCCCAGCATGCTAAAGAAACACATCCGTACTCACACAGATATTCGTCCCTATGTCTGTAAGCACTGCAACTTTGCCTTCAAAACTAAAG GGAACCTCACTAAACACATGAAATCGAAGGCACATGGTAAGAAATGCCTGGAGAAGGGTGTGTCTGAATCATCTGTAGATGAACTGGAAACTGAGGAACCAG gaaCCAGTGAGGGGCAAGTATATGAGTCAGAGGATCAGGAGGAGCACCAGTTCTCTGACATTGAAGACTCTGAAGATGAGGATGGTGAAGAtaatgaggaggaagaggaggagttgTCTTCCCATGAAGACACTCCTTCATCCTGCTCTACAGACACCCACCAGTCAGACAGTGGTCCAGGCTCACAGACAGGTCCCACAAGCCTTACTGTttcagagagagaagaaagagaaaagcagaTATCTCCAGTCCAACCATGGAGGAGAGGACAAGCTGTGTCTCCAGACAGCAAGAGGGCACTCTTCTCCTCTAAGGCCAGGGAGCATACTCCCCAAGCCTTCTCTCCTGCTAGTGAAGGCTCACCTCTCCAGAGTGTCTCCCCCAGGCTGGATCTGTCGTCTCCCTGTCGACATCTTTCTCCTTCCCCTGAAAGAGGCCCATCTCCTCTCACAGCATCCCCACTAAGGTCTTTCTCCCCGCTGCGGCCTCTTTCTCCTGGCCGCTACAGGAGCTCCAGAGCCCGACTATCTCCAACACCATTCAGAACTCAGCACAGAGCCCACAGCTCTCCTGGCCACTTCCACTGGGAGCCAAGCACTAAGTCCAGAGAGAGCCAGCAG